A stretch of the Vigna radiata var. radiata cultivar VC1973A chromosome 7, Vradiata_ver6, whole genome shotgun sequence genome encodes the following:
- the LOC106767352 gene encoding receptor-like protein kinase FERONIA: MRIPVIASLVTASSLLLSFVIGFIIFRCVKRVNSKRDSNSESSSTRCREFSLAEIRAATNNFDDRLIVGRGGFGNVYKGHIDRSHKPVAIKRLKPGSDQGAHEFQTEIRMLSRFRHVHLVSLIGYCNDGREMILVYDFMARGTFRDHLYGSGEALSWERRLKICLEAARGLDFLHAGVGRQSVIHRDVKSTNILLDENWVAKVSDFGLSKVGSNASHVTTDVKGSVGYLDPEYYMSLWLTQKSDVYSFGVILLEALCGRAPIVSRVEKDQEFLVSWVKRCFNDGNVHETVDPVLKGSMRPKCLNKFVEIALSCLNDHGKDRPLMRDVVKGLEYALNLQRRLAQGEREIGLTQMERHGEFDDKFASSSSKATTTCSEEEQALVHVMFSDLGNQRPR; the protein is encoded by the coding sequence ATGAGAATTCCAGTAATAGCCTCTCTTGTAACTGCGTCGTCGTTGCTATTGTCTTTCGTCATCGGATTCATAATCTTCCGATGCGTAAAAAGAGTTAACTCCAAGAGAGATAGCAACTCGGAGTCTTCAAGCACGCGTTGCCGCGAGTTTTCTCTGGCGGAGATAAGAGCAGCCACCAACAACTTCGACGACCGTTTAATCGTGGGCAGAGGAGGGTTCGGGAACGTGTACAAGGGACACATCGACAGGAGTCACAAGCCCGTTGCCATCAAGCGGCTCAAACCGGGTTCGGACCAGGGCGCACACGAATTCCAAACCGAGATCAGGATGCTCTCGCGATTCCGCCACGTGCACTTGGTTTCCCTCATCGGGTACTGCAACGACGGTAGAGAAATGATACTCGTCTATGATTTCATGGCGCGTGGGACCTTCCGCGACCACTTGTACGGCTCAGGCGAGGCGTTGTCGTGGGAGCGGCGACTGAAGATCTGCCTGGAGGCCGCACGTGGGCTTGACTTCCTCCACGCCGGCGTGGGGCGACAGAGCGTAATCCACCGTGACGTGAAGAGCACAAACATCCTGCTGGACGAGAATTGGGTTGCGAAGGTGTCGGATTTCGGGTTGTCAAAGGTGGGATCGAACGCGTCGCACGTGACGACAGACGTGAAGGGTAGTGTGGGATACTTGGATCCTGAGTACTATATGAGTCTTTGGTTGACTCAGAAATCCGACGTCTACTCTTTTGGCGTGATTTTGCTTGAGGCATTGTGTGGGAGAGCACCTATAGTGAGCAGGGTGGAGAAGGATCAAGAGTTTTTGGTGTCGTGGGTGAAGCGGTGTTTTAACGATGGGAATGTTCATGAGACGGTGGATCCGGTTTTGAAAGGTAGCATGCGCCCCAAGTGTTTGAATAAGTTCGTGGAGATTGCTCTGAGTTGTTTGAATGATCATGGCAAGGACCGGCCTCTGATGAGAGACGTGGTAAAGGGGTTAGAGTATGCGTTGAATTTGCAACGCCGCTTAGCGCAAGGTGAACGGGAAATTGGCTTGACACAAATGGAGCGTCATGGGGAATTTGACGACAAATTTGCTTCTTCCAGTAGTAAGGCTACGACGACATGCAGTGAGGAGGAACAAGCTTTGGTGCATGTCATGTTCTCTGACCTTGGAAATCAAAGACCACGGTAA